TTGCCGACGGCTGGGGTTCGTCGATGCTCTCTACCGAACTCACCGACATTATGTTCGGCACCCCGGTTCCTCGCCGAGCTATTGTTGATCTTGGTTCACTCAAACCTGATCAGGTAAATATCTGTGTTCATGGTCATGAGCCCTTGCTCGCCGAGTCTCTCTGTATCGCGGCTCAGGAGAAGGACATGCTTGAAATGGCGGCGAACCATGGCGCTAAGGGGATCAACCTGGTGGGCGTCTGCTGCACCGGCAACGAGATCCTCATGCGTCGGGGTATCCCGGTGGCTGCCGGTTTCATCCAACAGGAGATTGTACTTGCCACTGGTGCCGTCGAGGCGATGGTTGGTGATGTTCAGTGCCTCATGCAATCCCTGGTTGAGGTGGCGAATAACTTTCACACCGATATCATTACCACCAACTACCGGGCCAAGATGCCTGGGGGCGTGCATATTCAGTTTGAGGAGGCTGATGCCCTCAACTCTGCTAAGAGCATTCTTGCCCACGCCATCAAGAACTTTAAGAAACGTGGTAAGTTCTTTATCCCCCAGGATAAGAAGGTCGATGTGGTGGTTGGTTTCAGCCATGAGACCATCAACAATATGTTGGGAGGTACCTTCCGGGCCTCATATCGGCCGCTCAATGACAATATCATCAACGGCCGCATTCGCGGTGTTGCCGCCATCGTTGGTTGCGACAACTTTAAACTTGATGATAATGTTCATGAGATCATTGTTCGAGAACTGCTTAAAA
This genomic window from Desulfobulbaceae bacterium contains:
- a CDS encoding carbon monoxide dehydrogenase; the encoded protein is MAMRKLDCDGCTSITCSSTLEVMEQDVAKNVKTAYHRVADRGMSACLFGSGGTCCRNCNMGPCQIIDGVDEMIGICGATADTVAARNFARVVAAGSAAHTDHAREMVRGFLDTAKGHGPHQIKDVEKLKSLAEVFDIVTEGREVKDIAIELGEKALSEFGKQDNTPISMLKRAVPKRQAIWNKLGIAPRGIDREVVEMMHRTHMGVDQDYENIMLQASRCALADGWGSSMLSTELTDIMFGTPVPRRAIVDLGSLKPDQVNICVHGHEPLLAESLCIAAQEKDMLEMAANHGAKGINLVGVCCTGNEILMRRGIPVAAGFIQQEIVLATGAVEAMVGDVQCLMQSLVEVANNFHTDIITTNYRAKMPGGVHIQFEEADALNSAKSILAHAIKNFKKRGKFFIPQDKKVDVVVGFSHETINNMLGGTFRASYRPLNDNIINGRIRGVAAIVGCDNFKLDDNVHEIIVRELLK